Proteins encoded together in one Solanum lycopersicum chromosome 7, SLM_r2.1 window:
- the LOC138337469 gene encoding uncharacterized mitochondrial protein AtMg00860-like: MDPKKVQDIVDWQAPRHVKDLRSFLGLANYYRKFIAGYSKNAAALSDLLKKDAKWLPFEVHTDASDKAIGCVLVQEGHPVAFESRKLNDDE, translated from the exons ATGGATCCTAAGAAAGTGCAAGACATTGTTGATTGGCAGGCACCACGTCATGTAAAGGATTTGAGGTCGTTTCTTGGCTTGGCTAACTATTACAGAAAGTTTATTGCTGGTTACTCAAAAAATGCAGCGGCTTTGTCAGATTTGTTGAAGAAGGATGCAAAATGG TTACCATTTGAAGTGCACACTGATGCGTCAGACAAAGCAATTGGTTGCGTATTAGTGCAAGAAGGTCATCCAGTGGCCTTTGAAAGTAGAAAATTGAATGATGATGAATAG
- the LOC138337470 gene encoding uncharacterized protein, which translates to MVKNAELWEFARKIESFVGFSENILGDPTFVDLFTQIIELRVDAEKVQGEIGGYRQNVDNHITEILDFQPKAFSGAGSAKELENFIWDMEQYFTAARVPNADKLNIITMYLSGDAKLWWGTRNADDVSAGHRRIDTWDKLIKEMRDQFLPSNASWLARDKLKRLRQTGSVREYIKEFTSVMLDIQNMSDEDKLHNFISGMQGWVQNELRRQNVKDLPGAIAAVDSLVDFRMTRSSADVPSTSKTKKKNENKGEWRKDNRKYNTNDKGKAQMKDGKDKPKNKDGNLKGCWTCGGPHLSKSCPNWEKVNALLAGNVNQREEDEEIVAAIANPLGLSFNHIMGINNVGEISSTSNPHASLIQIEMKVKKQCVMAMVDTGATHTFVDVKIATKLGLKLSKSPSYVYVNWKLGGKT; encoded by the exons ATGGTGAAAAACGCAGAACTATGGGAGTTTGCACGAAAAATTGAATCCTTCGTCGGGTTTAGTGAAAACATTTTGGGAGACCCTACATTTGTGGATTTATTCACACAAATCATTGAGTTGAGAGTGGACGCTGAGAAAGTTCAGGGAGAAATTGGTGGATATCGACAGAATGTTGATAACCACATTACTGAAATCTTGGACTTTC AACCTAAGGCCTTTAGTGGCGCAGGGAGTGCTAAAGAACTGGAAAATTTCATCTGGGACATGGAGCAGTATTTTACCGCTGCAAGGGTGCCGAACGCTGATAAGTTGAACATTATCACAATGTATTTGTCGGGTGATGCGAAACTTTGGTGGGGGACTCGTAATGCAGACGACGTAAGTGCTGGTCATCGTAGAATTGATACATGGGATAAACTAATCAAAGAAATGCGTGATCAATTTCTTCCTAGCAATGCATCTTGGCTTGCAAGGGATAAATTGAAAAGGCTAAGGCAGACGGGATCAGTGAGGGAATACATAAAAGAATTTACCTCTGTGATGTTAGACATACAAAATATGTCTGATGAGGATAAACTTCACAACTTCATTTCGGGCATGCAAGGCTGGGTTCAAAACGAACTACGAAGGCAGAATGTTAAAGATCTGCCTGGGGCTATTGCTGCTGTCGATTCGTTAGTGGATTTCCGAATGACTCGTTCTTCGGCAGACGTCCCCTCCActtcaaaaactaagaaaaagaatgagaatAAAGGGGAATGGAGAAAGGATAATCGTAAGTACAAtacaaatgataaaggaaaGGCACAAATGAAAGATGGGAAAGACAAGCCTAAGAACAAAGATGGAAATTTAAAGGGCTGTTGGACTTGTGGTGGTCCTCATTTGTCCAAATCTTGTCCAAACTGGGAAAAAGTGAATGCTTTACTTGCTGGTAACGTgaatcaaagggaggaggatgaAGAAATCGTGGCTGCAATTGCAAACCCATTGGGATTGTCTTTCAATCACATTATGGGGATCAATAATGTTGGAGAAATCTCTAGTACTTCGAATCCTCATGCTTCCTTAATTCAAATAGAAATGAAAGTGAAAAAACAATGTGTGATGGCAATGGTTGATACAGGGGCCACACACACGTTTGTAGATGTGAAGATTGCTACAAAATTGGGGTTGAAGTTGTCTAAAAGCCCTTCCTACGTCTATGTCAACTGGAAGTTGGGTGGGAAAACATAA